Proteins encoded in a region of the Mucispirillum schaedleri ASF457 genome:
- a CDS encoding lipoprotein: MKRLITIISLLALVSGCNSIGGAVAVVNPLNFTTTGFYPLLIIGELETNLSSLVIDKTRATVADFNVNPFEVLPEKSLVYVMPAIITKSYQKTYDTYYSSLISRYLQMNNFAVITNDISKADFILMTTIAESPERRTGTNSSVISISIMEQDERAVFHSNVVVNSKSDKNFYYYPSKAARPVQELTLLGFEELFKSGLPQAFGIVR, from the coding sequence ATGAAACGATTAATTACAATTATTTCCTTACTGGCACTTGTTAGTGGCTGTAACTCAATAGGCGGAGCAGTTGCAGTTGTTAACCCTTTAAACTTTACTACAACAGGTTTTTATCCTTTACTTATTATTGGCGAACTGGAAACTAACCTGTCATCACTTGTTATTGATAAAACAAGAGCAACAGTAGCTGATTTTAATGTAAATCCTTTTGAAGTTTTACCTGAAAAATCACTGGTATATGTTATGCCAGCTATTATTACAAAAAGCTATCAAAAAACTTATGACACTTATTATAGTTCACTTATCAGCAGATATTTACAGATGAATAACTTTGCAGTTATTACTAATGATATTTCAAAAGCTGATTTTATATTAATGACAACTATTGCAGAATCACCTGAAAGAAGAACTGGCACAAATTCGTCTGTTATTTCTATAAGCATTATGGAGCAGGATGAAAGAGCAGTTTTTCACTCTAATGTAGTAGTAAACAGCAAATCTGATAAAAACTTTTACTACTATCCTTCAAAAGCTGCAAGACCTGTGCAGGAGCTTACTTTATTAGGTTTTGAAGAATTATTTAAATCAGGGCTTCCACAAGCCTTTGGTATAGTGAGGTAG
- the flgF gene encoding flagellar basal-body rod protein FlgF, with protein sequence MQNGLYTATSGLLMQQNRVDSISNNLANMNTNGYKRDRAVFSVYRPEDKRYPQNFIRESHYNKTINTAVLLHENSANFEMGHIKETGNKFDFAIQQDNAFFAIDTPWGIRYTKDGAFTINDNGELVTAEGYRVMSRNAEGTANIVVDQNARFEVDKTGTIYANGIAGDQLMIVEFDDVRQIQKVGRNQFAAVDIEPTDADNAGVKQGYIEEANVDPIAEMVRMIEASRGYEMYAKVVQTHDEISQKAASQILTQ encoded by the coding sequence ATGCAAAACGGATTATATACAGCAACAAGCGGACTTTTAATGCAGCAAAACAGAGTTGATTCTATTTCAAACAACTTAGCAAATATGAATACTAATGGTTATAAAAGAGACAGGGCAGTTTTTTCCGTATACAGACCAGAAGATAAAAGATACCCACAGAATTTTATAAGAGAATCTCATTATAATAAAACTATAAATACAGCTGTTCTTCTTCATGAAAACTCTGCAAACTTTGAGATGGGACATATTAAAGAAACAGGCAATAAATTTGATTTTGCTATTCAGCAGGATAATGCTTTCTTTGCAATAGATACTCCATGGGGTATCCGCTATACAAAAGATGGTGCTTTTACTATAAATGATAACGGTGAACTTGTTACAGCAGAAGGCTATAGAGTAATGAGTAGAAACGCAGAAGGCACTGCAAATATTGTTGTTGACCAAAATGCCAGATTTGAAGTAGATAAAACTGGCACGATTTATGCTAATGGTATAGCAGGAGACCAGCTTATGATTGTGGAGTTTGATGATGTTCGTCAGATTCAGAAAGTTGGGAGAAATCAGTTTGCTGCAGTAGATATAGAACCAACAGATGCAGATAATGCAGGTGTAAAACAAGGCTACATTGAGGAAGCAAATGTAGACCCGATTGCAGAAATGGTTCGTATGATTGAGGCATCAAGAGGTTATGAAATGTATGCAAAAGTAGTTCAAACTCATGATGAAATCAGTCAGAAAGCAGCATCACAGATTTTGACACAATAG
- the flgG gene encoding flagellar basal-body rod protein FlgG, which produces MVRSLWTAATGMQAQQMNIDNMSNNLANVNTHGFKKGRVLFQDLLYQDIKSAGAVTAAGINHPSGIQMGMGVATVAIQKIHSQGNYDNTYNELDLTIEGDGYFQLTLPDGNIGYIRSGAFSIDANGDVVSPEGYLLEPGINIPDNALRISVSSDGIFSVKLPGEDEETELGQIEIARFINPTGLASIGENIYLATGASGAAQVGIPSEDGYGKVKQHFLETSNVQMVTEMVNMITGQRAYEMNSKAIQTSDEMLQTVASLKR; this is translated from the coding sequence ATGGTTCGTTCACTTTGGACAGCAGCTACAGGCATGCAGGCTCAACAAATGAATATTGATAATATGTCAAACAATTTGGCAAATGTAAACACACATGGATTTAAAAAAGGCAGAGTTTTATTTCAAGACCTTTTGTATCAAGACATTAAATCAGCAGGTGCAGTAACAGCAGCAGGTATTAACCATCCATCAGGTATTCAAATGGGTATGGGGGTTGCAACAGTTGCAATTCAAAAAATACATTCACAAGGCAACTATGATAACACCTATAATGAACTTGATTTAACTATTGAAGGTGATGGATATTTTCAATTAACATTACCTGATGGTAACATCGGATATATTAGAAGTGGTGCATTTTCTATTGATGCAAATGGTGATGTGGTATCTCCAGAAGGCTACCTGCTAGAACCGGGTATAAATATTCCTGATAATGCTTTAAGAATATCTGTATCAAGTGATGGTATCTTTTCCGTAAAATTACCGGGTGAAGATGAAGAAACAGAATTAGGGCAAATTGAAATAGCACGGTTTATAAACCCAACTGGTTTAGCTTCAATTGGGGAAAATATATATCTTGCAACAGGTGCATCAGGTGCTGCACAGGTTGGCATTCCATCAGAAGATGGATATGGAAAAGTAAAACAACACTTTTTAGAAACAAGTAATGTGCAGATGGTTACTGAAATGGTTAATATGATTACAGGCCAGCGTGCTTATGAAATGAACTCAAAAGCAATTCAAACAAGTGATGAAATGCTTCAAACAGTTGCCAGCTTAAAACGATAA
- the flgA gene encoding flagellar basal body P-ring formation chaperone FlgA yields MKKFLLIVLMLIFSAGYTFAQKHITINEDCVYLDELTASHIPHNKVECGIKAGSETLITKDVIQSHLDKAGIKGTVLNDILVSREWEKLSYEKVAEYIEAEYKKAYPDMKIVVDQIRIAENIYDNPNVKMNISCDTSKLGGGYAQIKLDNNKYQIYYYVKGFKDAYVTTERIKAGDSLAGKVKKVSVEVTNLKSEIIDNAESLASSKAVPAGKVITADIVQEKPALKKGEAVKIIVSNGILHIETHGVVEENAMPGKQVLVRNLTSQKIISGSYIGNSIVKADF; encoded by the coding sequence ATGAAAAAATTTCTACTTATTGTATTAATGCTGATTTTTAGTGCAGGTTATACATTTGCTCAGAAACATATAACAATTAATGAAGACTGTGTATATCTTGATGAACTTACTGCCAGTCATATTCCACACAACAAAGTAGAGTGCGGTATAAAAGCAGGCAGTGAAACATTAATAACAAAAGATGTTATACAATCTCATTTAGATAAAGCAGGTATAAAAGGCACTGTATTAAATGATATTCTTGTAAGCAGAGAATGGGAAAAACTTTCCTATGAAAAAGTTGCCGAATATATAGAAGCTGAATATAAAAAAGCATATCCTGATATGAAAATAGTTGTTGACCAAATCAGAATAGCTGAAAATATTTATGATAATCCTAATGTTAAAATGAATATATCATGCGATACTTCAAAACTTGGAGGCGGATATGCTCAAATTAAACTTGATAATAATAAATATCAAATTTACTACTATGTAAAAGGCTTTAAAGATGCTTATGTTACTACTGAAAGAATAAAAGCTGGCGATAGTCTGGCAGGAAAAGTTAAAAAAGTAAGTGTAGAAGTTACTAACCTGAAAAGCGAAATTATTGATAATGCTGAAAGTTTAGCATCATCAAAAGCAGTGCCGGCTGGCAAAGTTATCACTGCTGATATAGTTCAGGAAAAACCAGCACTTAAAAAAGGCGAAGCAGTTAAAATTATAGTATCAAATGGTATACTCCATATTGAAACTCATGGTGTAGTAGAAGAAAATGCAATGCCCGGAAAACAAGTGCTTGTTAGAAACTTAACATCACAGAAAATAATAAGCGGCAGCTATATTGGAAATAGTATAGTTAAAGCTGATTTTTAA
- a CDS encoding flagellar basal body L-ring protein FlgH has product MKKTILLLTVMLAALSGCASKGYDDVITSIPSSGYKSEIEAYKMQEAEMNKPNPSLWSDVGSSGTIFLDYKARRIGDVVIVKIEEDSSASNSTNNSASKSTTYNASITAMLGLPTNMGITNFLGSGAAFQPTIAATTGNNHQGQGSSRKADSFTATIAARIVDIMPSGNLVIEGNREIIIDQEKQTITLKGIVRQKDIDAANTVSSSAIADAQITYTGAGALSQATKKGWLGKVIDVIWPF; this is encoded by the coding sequence ATGAAAAAAACTATTTTATTACTTACAGTTATGCTTGCTGCTCTTTCAGGGTGTGCTTCAAAAGGTTATGATGATGTTATTACTTCCATTCCATCATCTGGATATAAATCAGAAATAGAAGCATATAAAATGCAGGAAGCAGAAATGAATAAACCAAACCCTTCTTTATGGTCAGATGTGGGCTCAAGCGGCACTATATTTTTAGACTATAAAGCAAGAAGAATTGGTGATGTGGTTATTGTAAAAATTGAAGAAGATTCTTCAGCTTCAAACTCTACAAATAATTCGGCATCCAAATCTACAACTTATAATGCAAGCATTACAGCAATGCTTGGGCTGCCTACAAATATGGGCATAACTAATTTTTTAGGCTCAGGTGCAGCATTTCAGCCAACTATTGCAGCAACAACAGGCAATAACCATCAAGGACAGGGCTCAAGCAGGAAAGCAGATTCTTTCACTGCAACTATTGCAGCAAGAATTGTAGATATTATGCCATCTGGAAATTTAGTAATTGAAGGCAACAGAGAAATTATTATTGACCAGGAAAAACAAACTATTACTTTAAAAGGTATTGTAAGGCAGAAAGATATAGATGCAGCAAATACAGTTTCATCAAGTGCTATTGCTGATGCTCAAATCACTTATACTGGTGCTGGTGCATTATCTCAGGCAACTAAAAAAGGCTGGCTTGGTAAAGTTATAGATGTTATCTGGCCATTTTAA
- the rpoC gene encoding DNA-directed RNA polymerase subunit beta' → MKKSIRENKSSVFFDAIRIKIASPEKILSWSSGEVTKPETINYRTFKPERDGLFCAKIFGPVKDWECLCGKYKRMKHRGIVCEKCGVEVIQSKVRRVRMGHIDLASPVCHIWFFKGTPSRIGSILDLSIKDIERVVYFESYIVTDPKSSGLKERQILTEEQYRKSVEDFGANGFVAKIGAEAVKDLLKKVDLDLLLIELKSELRETNSMQKRLKLAKRLRVVEAFRKSNNRPEWMVLDVIPVIPPELRPLVPLDGGRFATSDLNDLYRRVINRNNRLKKLMELNAPEIIIRNEKRMLQEAVDALFDNGRRGRIIRSSNKRPLKSLSDMIKGKNGRFRQNLLGKRVDYSGRSVIVAGPHLKMHQCGLPKLMALELFKPFLYYKLEKERGIASTVKQAKRMVEERRQEVWDVLEEVIREHPVLLNRAPTLHRLGIQAFEPQLIEGKAIQLHPLVCTAFNADFDGDQMAVHVPLSFQAQLEARTLMLSAYNILSPANGQPLAIPTQDMVLGIYYLTRPLKNAFGSGKIYSSPEEVIIAIDHGKLSLQAEIKVRIDGKMYDTSAGRVILYGIVPEGIDFEQVNKVLGKKELGKLVDYIYKKLGNWYSVTFLDNLKDLGFKYSTIAGYSICIDDMIIPKEKNELIVEAYGKVQEIERHYREEAALSKGERYNQIIDVWSKTNEKITDKLIKTIENLGGDASKENKREKYYNTLYVMSDSGARGSKAQIAQLAGMRGLMAKPSGEIIETPIDSNFREGLTMSQYFISTHGARKGLADTALKTANSGYLTRRLVDVAQDLIISEDDCGTIKGIEVGPLFQGASVVESLGERIYGRYTLEDLFDTLTDELVVEADTFIDEEVIEKIEKAGIDKVMVRSALTCDSEFGICKKCYGLDLATRRMIEMGEAAGTIAAQSIGEPGTQLTMRTFHIGGIASAGGIESSMSSRMGGSVAFEGMKTLRNRKNEIVVLNRNGSIMIKDASGRILEKYTPGYGSVIRVEEGDTVTKGQLLFDWDPHVSVIMTEFAGTVAYGDLTEGETLKEEVDQTTNISQKVVVANSKEKRRPRISIKDADNKTVYRYELTPGTIISYNEGDEVYPGDIIAKIPREAQKTKDITVGLPRVAELFEARKPKDPAIIAEIDGIVKIENAVRGMKKLTIENENTGDKKVYSINTMRYINAHEGDYIRAGEALIDGNINPHDILAVLGEEALAKYLVDEIQIVYRKSGVSINDKHIEVIVRQMLKKVIIEDAGDSDFMPNEEVYKSEFKKVQQELLSEGKEPPKGRPILQGITKAALNTESFISAASFQETTRVLTDAACSGKTDKLRGLKENVIMGKLIPAGTGSKHIINGKFKFITQEN, encoded by the coding sequence ATGAAAAAAAGTATTAGAGAGAATAAGAGTTCAGTGTTTTTTGATGCTATACGCATAAAAATTGCATCTCCTGAGAAAATATTAAGCTGGTCATCAGGGGAAGTAACTAAACCTGAAACAATTAACTACAGAACTTTCAAACCTGAAAGAGATGGTCTTTTTTGTGCCAAAATATTTGGTCCTGTAAAAGACTGGGAATGTTTATGTGGTAAATATAAACGAATGAAACACAGAGGTATTGTCTGTGAAAAATGTGGTGTTGAAGTTATCCAGTCAAAAGTCCGCCGTGTTCGTATGGGTCATATTGATTTAGCATCACCTGTATGCCATATATGGTTTTTTAAAGGAACTCCATCACGCATAGGCTCTATTCTTGACTTATCAATTAAAGATATTGAAAGGGTAGTATATTTTGAGTCATACATTGTTACTGACCCAAAATCATCTGGCTTAAAAGAAAGGCAGATTTTAACAGAAGAGCAGTATAGAAAATCTGTTGAAGATTTTGGTGCAAATGGCTTTGTAGCTAAAATCGGAGCAGAAGCTGTAAAAGACTTACTGAAAAAAGTAGACCTTGATTTACTTTTAATTGAACTTAAAAGCGAATTAAGAGAAACTAACAGTATGCAGAAACGCTTAAAACTTGCTAAAAGATTAAGAGTAGTGGAAGCATTCAGGAAATCAAACAACCGCCCAGAATGGATGGTGCTTGATGTTATTCCTGTTATACCGCCAGAATTACGCCCACTTGTTCCACTTGATGGCGGCAGATTTGCTACAAGTGACTTAAACGACTTATACAGACGGGTTATTAACAGAAACAACCGTCTTAAAAAACTTATGGAGTTAAATGCTCCTGAAATTATTATCCGCAACGAAAAAAGGATGCTTCAAGAGGCAGTAGATGCTCTTTTTGATAACGGCAGAAGAGGCAGAATAATCCGTTCAAGCAATAAACGCCCATTAAAATCATTATCAGATATGATTAAAGGTAAAAATGGTCGTTTCCGTCAAAACCTTTTGGGTAAAAGGGTTGACTATTCTGGCCGTTCAGTTATTGTTGCAGGTCCGCATTTGAAAATGCACCAGTGTGGTCTGCCAAAATTAATGGCATTAGAATTATTTAAACCATTTTTATATTATAAACTTGAAAAAGAAAGAGGCATAGCATCAACTGTAAAACAAGCAAAAAGAATGGTAGAAGAACGCAGACAGGAAGTATGGGATGTATTAGAGGAAGTAATCAGAGAACACCCTGTATTATTAAACCGTGCCCCTACACTGCACAGGCTTGGTATTCAGGCTTTTGAACCACAGTTAATTGAAGGTAAAGCAATACAGCTTCACCCACTTGTATGCACTGCATTTAATGCTGACTTTGACGGTGACCAAATGGCAGTCCATGTGCCGTTATCATTTCAGGCACAGCTTGAAGCAAGAACACTTATGCTTTCTGCTTACAATATTTTATCGCCTGCTAACGGGCAGCCGCTTGCTATTCCTACACAGGATATGGTTTTAGGTATTTACTATTTAACTCGTCCATTAAAAAATGCATTTGGCAGTGGTAAAATATATTCTTCTCCAGAAGAAGTAATTATTGCTATTGACCATGGCAAATTAAGCCTGCAGGCAGAAATTAAAGTAAGAATTGATGGTAAAATGTATGATACATCAGCAGGTCGTGTAATTCTTTACGGTATTGTTCCTGAAGGCATTGATTTTGAACAGGTAAATAAAGTTTTAGGTAAAAAAGAGTTAGGAAAACTTGTTGACTATATTTATAAAAAATTAGGCAACTGGTATAGTGTTACATTCCTTGATAACTTAAAAGATTTAGGATTTAAATACTCTACTATTGCAGGATATTCAATCTGTATAGATGATATGATTATCCCTAAAGAGAAAAATGAACTTATTGTAGAGGCTTATGGTAAAGTTCAGGAAATTGAAAGACATTACAGAGAAGAAGCGGCACTTTCTAAGGGTGAGCGTTATAACCAGATAATTGATGTATGGTCAAAAACTAACGAGAAAATTACTGATAAACTTATAAAAACAATTGAAAACTTAGGCGGCGATGCTTCAAAAGAAAATAAAAGAGAAAAATATTACAATACTCTTTATGTTATGAGTGACTCTGGTGCAAGGGGGTCTAAAGCTCAGATTGCTCAGCTTGCTGGTATGCGTGGTCTGATGGCTAAACCATCAGGTGAGATTATTGAAACACCTATTGACTCTAACTTCCGTGAAGGTTTAACAATGAGCCAGTATTTTATTTCAACTCACGGTGCCCGTAAAGGTCTTGCAGATACTGCATTAAAAACAGCAAACTCTGGTTATCTTACCCGCCGTCTTGTTGATGTTGCTCAAGATTTAATTATTTCAGAAGATGACTGCGGAACAATTAAAGGTATTGAAGTTGGTCCGTTATTCCAAGGTGCTTCAGTTGTTGAATCACTTGGTGAAAGGATATACGGCAGATACACATTAGAAGATTTATTTGACACATTGACTGATGAGTTAGTAGTAGAAGCAGATACTTTTATTGATGAAGAAGTTATTGAGAAAATAGAAAAAGCTGGTATTGATAAAGTAATGGTTCGCTCAGCACTTACATGTGACAGTGAATTTGGTATATGTAAAAAATGTTATGGTTTAGATTTAGCAACACGCCGTATGATAGAAATGGGTGAAGCCGCAGGAACTATTGCAGCTCAGTCTATTGGTGAGCCTGGAACACAGCTTACAATGAGAACATTCCATATTGGTGGTATTGCGTCTGCTGGTGGTATAGAATCATCTATGAGCTCAAGAATGGGTGGTTCTGTTGCATTTGAAGGTATGAAAACTCTTCGCAACAGGAAAAACGAAATAGTTGTTCTTAACAGAAACGGCTCTATTATGATTAAAGACGCAAGCGGTCGTATATTAGAAAAATATACTCCTGGATATGGCAGTGTTATCCGTGTAGAAGAAGGCGATACTGTAACAAAAGGTCAGCTCTTGTTTGACTGGGACCCCCATGTATCTGTTATTATGACAGAGTTTGCAGGAACAGTTGCCTATGGAGATTTAACAGAAGGCGAAACTTTAAAAGAAGAAGTAGACCAGACAACAAATATTTCTCAAAAAGTAGTTGTTGCTAACTCTAAGGAAAAACGCAGACCGCGTATATCTATTAAAGATGCGGATAATAAAACTGTTTATCGTTATGAATTAACACCTGGAACAATTATTTCATATAATGAAGGCGATGAAGTATATCCTGGTGATATTATTGCGAAAATCCCACGAGAAGCACAAAAAACTAAAGATATTACTGTTGGTCTTCCTCGTGTTGCTGAGCTTTTTGAAGCAAGGAAACCAAAAGACCCTGCAATTATTGCAGAAATTGATGGTATAGTTAAAATAGAAAATGCTGTCCGCGGTATGAAAAAACTTACTATTGAAAACGAAAATACTGGGGATAAAAAAGTATACAGCATAAACACTATGCGTTATATCAATGCTCACGAAGGCGACTATATTCGTGCAGGTGAAGCATTAATTGACGGTAACATTAATCCGCATGATATATTAGCTGTATTAGGTGAAGAAGCACTTGCTAAATACTTAGTAGATGAAATACAGATAGTATATAGAAAATCAGGTGTTAGCATTAATGATAAACATATAGAAGTAATTGTTCGTCAAATGCTTAAAAAAGTCATTATTGAAGATGCTGGAGATTCTGACTTTATGCCAAACGAAGAAGTATATAAAAGCGAATTTAAAAAAGTTCAGCAGGAGCTTTTATCTGAAGGAAAAGAACCGCCAAAAGGCAGACCTATACTTCAAGGTATTACAAAAGCTGCACTTAATACAGAAAGCTTTATTTCTGCAGCATCTTTTCAGGAGACAACAAGAGTGCTTACAGATGCGGCATGTTCTGGTAAAACAGACAAACTTCGCGGCTTAAAAGAAAATGTTATTATGGGTAAATTAATACCTGCTGGAACAGGCTCTAAACACATTATCAATGGTAAATTTAAATTTATCACTCAGGAAAATTAA